One genomic region from Streptomyces sp. NBC_01431 encodes:
- a CDS encoding amino acid ABC transporter ATP-binding protein yields the protein MSGVSVAKGTEGAVPASGDLVVLNNVNKHFGALHVLQDIDLTIARGEVVVVIGPSGSGKSTLCRTINRLETIDSGAISIDGRPLPQEGRELARLRADVGMVFQSFNLFAHKTVLENVMLGQVKVRKTEKQAAEQKARDLLDRVGVGTQADKYPAQLSGGQQQRVAIARALAMDPKVMLFDEPTSALDPEMINEVLEVMQQLARDGMTMIVVTHEMGFARSAANRVVFMADGKIVEEAAPDQFFSNPRSDRAKDFLSKILHH from the coding sequence GGCGCCGTACCCGCGTCGGGTGACCTGGTCGTGCTGAACAACGTCAACAAGCACTTCGGCGCGCTGCATGTGCTCCAGGACATCGATCTGACCATCGCCCGTGGCGAGGTCGTCGTCGTCATCGGGCCCTCCGGGTCCGGGAAGTCCACGCTGTGCCGCACCATCAACCGCCTGGAGACGATCGATTCCGGGGCGATCTCGATCGACGGCAGGCCGCTGCCCCAGGAGGGCAGGGAACTGGCGCGACTGCGGGCCGATGTCGGCATGGTCTTCCAGTCGTTCAACCTCTTCGCACACAAGACGGTGCTCGAGAACGTCATGCTGGGCCAGGTGAAGGTCCGCAAGACCGAGAAGCAGGCCGCCGAGCAGAAGGCCCGCGACCTGCTCGACCGGGTCGGCGTCGGCACCCAGGCCGACAAGTACCCGGCGCAGCTCTCAGGCGGCCAGCAGCAGCGCGTGGCGATCGCACGGGCGTTGGCGATGGACCCGAAGGTGATGCTCTTCGACGAGCCCACCTCGGCGCTCGACCCGGAGATGATCAACGAGGTCCTGGAAGTCATGCAGCAGCTGGCGCGCGACGGGATGACGATGATCGTCGTCACCCACGAGATGGGCTTCGCCCGCTCCGCCGCCAACCGCGTCGTGTTCATGGCCGACGGAAAGATCGTCGAAGAGGCCGCGCCGGACCAGTTCTTCAGCAACCCGCGCAGCGACCGGGCCAAGGACTTCCTGTCGAAGATCCTTCACCACTGA